A single region of the Halorussus salinus genome encodes:
- a CDS encoding 3-hydroxyacyl-CoA dehydrogenase family protein, with protein sequence MVRTLDSVESIGVVGAGTMGSGIAQVAAQSGYDVVMRDVEEEFVQNGFDSIEDSLDRFVSKDKLSEDEADQTLDRIAGTTDLADLADCDLVIEAAVEDMDIKQDIFADLDDAIPEDVILATNTSTLSITTIASVTDRESQIVGLHFMNPVPVMTGVEVVVGEKTSDEVADFAHDLAEDLGKETWESDDKPGFVTNRILMPWINEGIRAFDEGVATKEDIDTGMKLGTNVPMGPLELADHIGLDICLDASETLHEELGDRYKPAYLLKRKVDAGDLGKKTGTGFYEY encoded by the coding sequence ATGGTACGCACGCTCGACAGCGTAGAGAGTATCGGCGTCGTCGGCGCAGGCACGATGGGCAGTGGCATCGCGCAGGTCGCGGCCCAATCGGGCTACGACGTGGTGATGCGCGACGTAGAGGAGGAGTTCGTCCAGAACGGCTTCGACTCCATCGAGGACAGTCTCGACCGCTTCGTCTCGAAGGACAAACTCTCCGAGGACGAGGCCGACCAGACCCTCGACCGCATCGCGGGCACCACCGACCTCGCGGACCTCGCGGACTGCGACCTCGTCATCGAGGCCGCCGTCGAGGACATGGACATCAAGCAGGACATCTTCGCGGACTTGGACGACGCGATTCCCGAAGACGTAATCTTGGCCACCAACACCTCCACCCTCTCCATCACGACCATCGCCTCGGTGACCGACCGCGAGTCCCAAATCGTCGGTCTCCACTTCATGAACCCCGTGCCGGTCATGACGGGCGTCGAGGTCGTCGTCGGCGAGAAGACCAGCGACGAGGTGGCCGACTTCGCGCACGACCTCGCGGAGGACCTCGGCAAGGAGACGTGGGAGTCCGACGACAAACCCGGCTTCGTCACCAACCGCATCCTGATGCCGTGGATAAACGAGGGCATCCGCGCGTTCGACGAGGGCGTCGCCACCAAGGAGGACATCGACACGGGGATGAAACTCGGCACGAACGTCCCGATGGGACCGCTCGAACTCGCCGACCACATCGGTCTCGACATCTGTCTCGACGCGAGCGAGACGCTTCACGAGGAGTTGGGCGACCGCTACAAACCGGCCTACCTCCTCAAGCGCAAGGTCGATGCGGGCGACCTCGGGAAGAAGACCGGGACCGGATTCTACGAGTACTGA
- a CDS encoding phytoene/squalene synthase family protein: MDTEPPTERPDGDLDWCFDAVQGVSRTFAITIDVLEEPMASYICVGYLLCRVADTVEDAGHIPPDEQSRLLGRYDDALDPDDETDIEEFRSAVEPWLPENAEGVDADEVGDEADWNVVAESPRVVATFRSLGEDAQSAIYPPVSELVTGMAEFVDRYADDGGLRIRTIDELEEYCWYAAGTVGELITNLLAQDVDDRRAEIMRANARGFALLLQLVNVAKDVSDDFREENNVYLPAAWLREYGVSPANVTDPENHTAVAGVIQRVTRHAREYMDDAQRYLEALPESQGNTVEAWAIPFLLAVGTSRELLERPEDVVEEGGVKVSRAEVMGLIQLFKSGNVERERIGELRSQLEDEPFSPS; the protein is encoded by the coding sequence ATGGACACGGAGCCGCCTACCGAACGCCCCGACGGCGACCTCGACTGGTGTTTCGACGCCGTGCAGGGCGTCTCCCGAACGTTCGCCATCACTATCGACGTGCTGGAGGAGCCGATGGCCTCCTACATCTGCGTCGGCTATCTGCTCTGTCGCGTCGCCGATACGGTCGAGGACGCCGGTCACATCCCGCCGGACGAGCAGTCGCGCCTCCTCGGACGCTACGACGACGCGCTCGACCCCGACGACGAGACCGACATCGAGGAGTTCCGAAGCGCGGTCGAGCCGTGGCTCCCCGAGAACGCCGAGGGCGTGGACGCCGACGAGGTGGGCGACGAGGCCGACTGGAACGTCGTCGCCGAGTCGCCCCGCGTGGTCGCCACCTTCCGGTCGCTGGGCGAGGACGCCCAGTCGGCCATCTACCCGCCGGTCAGTGAACTCGTCACGGGGATGGCGGAGTTCGTGGACCGGTACGCCGACGACGGCGGGCTTCGAATCCGCACCATCGACGAGTTAGAGGAGTACTGCTGGTACGCCGCCGGGACGGTCGGCGAACTCATCACGAACCTGCTGGCACAGGACGTGGACGACCGCCGCGCCGAAATCATGCGCGCCAACGCCCGCGGCTTCGCGCTGTTGCTCCAACTGGTCAACGTCGCCAAGGACGTGTCCGACGACTTCCGCGAGGAGAACAACGTCTACCTCCCGGCGGCGTGGCTCCGGGAGTACGGCGTCAGTCCCGCGAACGTCACCGACCCGGAGAACCACACCGCGGTCGCGGGGGTCATCCAGCGCGTGACCCGCCACGCTCGGGAGTACATGGACGACGCCCAGCGATATCTCGAAGCACTGCCCGAGTCGCAGGGCAACACCGTCGAGGCGTGGGCCATCCCGTTCCTGCTGGCGGTCGGCACCAGCCGCGAGTTGCTGGAGCGACCGGAGGACGTGGTCGAGGAGGGCGGCGTGAAGGTCTCGCGCGCCGAGGTGATGGGGCTGATTCAGCTGTTCAAGTCGGGCAACGTCGAGCGCGAGCGAATCGGCGAACTGCGCTCGCAGTTGGAAGACGAACCGTTCTCGCCGTCGTGA
- a CDS encoding GrpB family protein — MVGLERGTVELSPYCPEWKRRYEAEVERLRSVASDRLLDFEHVGSTAVEGLAAKPVIDLLAVVGSLDEAADLVTTLEAHGYEYRPEDGVADRLFFAKGPRTNRTHYLSLCERDSECYREAIAFRDHLRANAEVAAEYEARKRELADAHPDDRDAYTAAKTEFVERVLADALDRE, encoded by the coding sequence ATGGTCGGACTGGAGCGCGGCACGGTTGAACTCAGCCCCTACTGCCCCGAGTGGAAGCGTCGCTACGAGGCGGAAGTCGAGCGCCTCCGCTCCGTCGCCAGCGACCGACTGCTCGACTTCGAGCACGTCGGGAGTACGGCCGTCGAGGGGTTAGCGGCCAAACCTGTCATCGACCTGCTGGCCGTCGTGGGGAGTTTGGATGAGGCGGCCGACCTCGTGACGACTCTCGAAGCCCACGGCTACGAGTACCGGCCCGAGGACGGGGTGGCCGACCGACTGTTCTTTGCCAAGGGACCGCGGACGAACCGCACCCACTACCTCTCGCTTTGCGAGCGCGACAGCGAGTGCTACCGCGAGGCGATCGCCTTCCGGGACCACCTCCGGGCGAATGCTGAGGTAGCCGCGGAATACGAGGCCCGCAAGCGCGAACTGGCCGACGCCCATCCCGACGACCGGGACGCCTACACCGCCGCGAAGACCGAGTTCGTCGAGCGCGTCCTCGCCGACGCGCTCGACCGCGAGTGA
- a CDS encoding acyl-CoA dehydrogenase, with translation MDFSLSAEQSQIRDMVAEFTDEEIKPRADEIDETDEFPQDLVDEMAELGLMGMPFPEEYGGAGLDYHSYAIGLEEISRGSGGLGTVVAAHTSLAGNMLYEFGDEEQKQEYLTPLNRGEDIGAFALSEAGAGSDVPAMDTTAEYDADAGEYVVNGGKLWISNGSVADTVTLFAKTDPEAGNKGISSFVVRPDEDDGFHVEGTEDKLGDKGCPTAELRFDDMRIPEDRLLAEEGRGFVHALKTLNGGRITIAARSLGIARAALEDALEYSQDREQFDQPISEFQTIQHKLADMDTKVQAAKMLMHRAADRKMRGEDYIKQAAQAKLYASEISREVANEGIQIHGGYGYTKDFPAERYYRDSKLNEIYEGTSEVLRNTIANELLD, from the coding sequence ATGGACTTCAGTCTCTCCGCCGAGCAGTCTCAGATACGCGACATGGTCGCGGAGTTCACGGACGAGGAGATAAAGCCTCGCGCCGACGAGATAGACGAGACCGACGAGTTCCCGCAGGACCTCGTGGACGAGATGGCCGAGTTGGGTCTGATGGGGATGCCCTTCCCCGAGGAGTACGGCGGGGCCGGACTCGACTACCACTCCTACGCCATCGGCCTCGAAGAGATTTCGCGGGGGTCGGGTGGTCTCGGCACCGTCGTCGCGGCCCACACCAGCCTCGCGGGCAACATGCTCTACGAGTTCGGCGACGAGGAGCAGAAACAGGAGTATCTCACCCCGCTCAATCGCGGCGAGGACATCGGCGCGTTCGCGCTCTCGGAGGCTGGCGCGGGGTCGGACGTGCCCGCGATGGACACCACCGCGGAGTACGACGCCGACGCTGGCGAGTATGTCGTCAACGGCGGCAAGCTCTGGATTTCCAACGGCTCGGTCGCGGACACCGTGACGCTGTTCGCCAAGACCGACCCCGAAGCGGGCAACAAGGGTATCTCGTCGTTCGTCGTCCGGCCCGACGAGGACGACGGCTTCCACGTCGAGGGCACCGAGGACAAACTCGGCGACAAGGGCTGTCCGACCGCCGAACTCCGCTTCGACGACATGCGAATCCCGGAGGACCGCCTACTGGCCGAGGAGGGCCGCGGCTTCGTCCACGCGCTCAAGACGCTCAACGGCGGCCGTATCACCATCGCGGCGCGCTCGCTCGGCATCGCTCGTGCGGCGCTCGAAGACGCCCTCGAATACTCCCAAGACCGCGAGCAGTTCGACCAGCCCATCTCGGAGTTCCAGACCATCCAGCACAAACTGGCCGACATGGACACCAAAGTTCAGGCCGCCAAGATGCTGATGCACCGCGCGGCCGACCGGAAGATGCGCGGCGAGGACTATATCAAGCAGGCCGCGCAGGCCAAACTCTACGCCTCGGAAATCTCCCGCGAGGTCGCAAACGAGGGCATCCAGATTCACGGCGGCTACGGCTACACGAAGGACTTCCCGGCCGAACGCTACTACCGCGACTCGAAGCTGAACGAAATCTACGAAGGCACTAGCGAGGTCCTGCGGAACACGATTGCGAACGAATTGCTGGACTGA
- a CDS encoding helix-turn-helix transcriptional regulator yields MTKWLQSGRRRDLCALLYEAEELRGQSLKTRLEGHYDTHIDSKSFYAALRSLREKGFVEKRTEGIHEAYALTETGEERVESHFEWLSEKLGE; encoded by the coding sequence ATGACTAAATGGCTCCAGAGTGGCCGCCGCCGGGACCTCTGTGCCCTGCTGTACGAGGCCGAGGAGTTGCGCGGCCAGAGTCTCAAGACCAGACTCGAAGGTCACTACGACACCCACATCGACTCGAAATCGTTCTACGCCGCCCTGCGGTCGCTCCGGGAGAAGGGCTTCGTGGAGAAGCGCACCGAGGGCATCCACGAGGCCTACGCGCTGACCGAGACGGGCGAGGAGCGAGTCGAATCGCACTTCGAGTGGCTCTCCGAGAAGTTGGGGGAGTAG
- a CDS encoding DUF1059 domain-containing protein, giving the protein MAKHMACREQGMDCDFEITDEHEDEMVDFIQIHARSQHDMSVSEDEARNMMENT; this is encoded by the coding sequence ATGGCAAAACACATGGCCTGCCGAGAACAGGGGATGGACTGCGACTTCGAGATAACCGACGAACACGAGGACGAGATGGTCGATTTCATCCAAATCCACGCGCGCTCCCAGCACGACATGTCCGTCTCGGAGGACGAGGCGCGCAACATGATGGAGAACACCTGA
- a CDS encoding UbiA family prenyltransferase, with amino-acid sequence MPNAGRESGVVPAVRALASQVHPVFMTPPVASSLFGGVLAGRFDLAAGLVHATAIFAAVYTAHVKDGYVDFYVRDEDDDHPLSERGCKRALVGSSALFFGCLLALWPLAGALTVALTLPTWLVAYHHAPQLDTNPVTATTGYPLGIALAILGGYAAQAGTLAPIAVAFAAVFLVLLSGVKVIDDAQDFDYDRSIEKRTVAVTLGPERARTAAYALMTTALLLVVALAALAVFPPSSVAAAAGFAAVAGVASRADPELATMLLVRGSYVFLALLLGAVWFRPLG; translated from the coding sequence ATGCCCAACGCTGGCCGGGAATCCGGCGTCGTCCCCGCGGTCCGCGCGCTCGCCTCGCAGGTCCACCCGGTGTTCATGACGCCGCCGGTCGCCTCGTCGCTGTTCGGCGGCGTGCTGGCCGGGCGCTTCGACCTCGCGGCGGGACTGGTCCACGCGACGGCCATCTTCGCGGCGGTGTACACCGCCCACGTCAAGGACGGCTACGTGGACTTCTACGTCCGCGACGAGGACGACGACCATCCCCTCTCCGAGCGCGGCTGCAAGCGCGCGCTCGTCGGGTCCAGCGCGCTGTTCTTCGGGTGCCTGCTCGCGCTCTGGCCGCTCGCTGGCGCGCTCACCGTCGCGCTGACGCTCCCGACGTGGCTGGTCGCGTACCACCACGCGCCGCAACTCGACACCAACCCCGTGACCGCGACGACGGGCTATCCGCTGGGCATCGCGCTGGCGATTCTCGGCGGCTACGCCGCGCAGGCCGGGACGCTTGCCCCCATCGCCGTCGCGTTCGCCGCGGTGTTTCTGGTTCTCCTCTCGGGCGTGAAGGTCATCGACGACGCCCAAGACTTCGACTACGACCGCTCCATCGAGAAGCGAACCGTCGCCGTGACGCTCGGCCCCGAGCGCGCCCGCACCGCGGCCTACGCGCTGATGACGACCGCGTTGCTCCTCGTCGTCGCGCTCGCCGCGCTCGCCGTCTTCCCGCCGAGTAGCGTGGCCGCGGCCGCCGGGTTCGCCGCAGTCGCTGGCGTGGCGAGTCGGGCCGACCCGGAGCTAGCGACGATGCTACTGGTCCGCGGGTCCTACGTCTTTCTGGCGTTACTCCTCGGGGCGGTCTGGTTCCGGCCGCTCGGCTGA
- a CDS encoding glutamate--cysteine ligase family protein, translating to MPESDLAGQVEDVLSVAPDEFQAEVEADAEVIVEEVDDGTFDNPQAIIGFEYEFYAVDADSGALRRVPRRLLDLIGFEKELGLHNAEMSTSPQPLNTHGLAAQEAEVKARLSAAEDRTGAEGMRLVSDAMWTVPPEGETARQYLTDSVSDRGVRIASNMSDSVRYHAMANSEGEAGMCLDAPHVSLSADTVMPESLITSIQPHYQVPHARDLPTYFQYAIRIAGPLLALGVNSPFFPPDLYDDDATADEILADGYDEHRIGVFETVLNRSVDESDKVRFPRDFDSVEEAVGRIASDRTIVPMPVSTTDRFDDEFAHFRHKHGTYWRWVRPVFGGATRSAANARIEFRPIAAQPTVRDSIAFQAAFAGLLESTYRREHPVRHLDWVVAKDNFYDAMEEGLDADLYWITNDGKETTDHEEVYSDIFAHAKDGLQMRGLSDQQAAKYLYPLRQRARHRLTPASWKRERVRDEVDGGADFEDAVYEMQSQYVERQSETLIDGTFADWVGRGDTEMERED from the coding sequence ATGCCTGAGTCCGACCTCGCAGGGCAGGTCGAAGACGTGCTTTCGGTCGCTCCAGACGAGTTCCAAGCGGAGGTCGAAGCGGACGCCGAGGTCATCGTCGAGGAGGTAGACGACGGGACCTTCGACAACCCGCAGGCCATCATCGGCTTCGAGTACGAGTTCTACGCCGTGGACGCCGACAGCGGGGCGCTCCGGCGGGTTCCCCGACGGCTCCTCGACCTCATCGGCTTCGAGAAGGAACTGGGACTTCACAACGCCGAGATGTCCACCAGTCCCCAACCGCTGAACACGCACGGACTGGCCGCCCAAGAGGCCGAAGTGAAGGCCCGACTCTCCGCCGCCGAGGACCGCACCGGCGCGGAGGGGATGCGACTGGTCAGCGACGCGATGTGGACCGTCCCGCCCGAGGGCGAGACGGCCCGCCAGTACCTGACCGACAGCGTCTCGGACCGCGGGGTCCGCATCGCCTCGAACATGAGCGATTCGGTGCGCTACCACGCGATGGCCAACTCCGAGGGCGAGGCCGGGATGTGTCTCGACGCCCCGCACGTCTCCCTGTCGGCGGACACCGTGATGCCCGAGAGCCTCATCACCTCCATCCAGCCCCACTATCAGGTGCCTCACGCGCGGGACCTGCCGACCTACTTCCAGTACGCGATTCGCATCGCGGGACCCCTGCTGGCGCTCGGGGTCAACTCACCGTTCTTCCCGCCGGACCTCTACGACGACGACGCGACTGCCGACGAGATTCTGGCCGACGGCTACGACGAGCATCGCATCGGCGTCTTCGAGACGGTCCTCAATCGGTCGGTGGACGAGTCGGACAAGGTGCGGTTCCCGCGGGACTTCGACAGCGTCGAGGAGGCCGTCGGGCGCATCGCGAGCGACCGGACCATCGTCCCGATGCCCGTCTCGACCACCGACCGGTTCGACGACGAGTTCGCCCACTTCCGACACAAGCACGGGACCTACTGGCGTTGGGTTCGCCCCGTGTTCGGCGGGGCCACCCGGTCGGCCGCCAACGCTCGCATCGAGTTTCGGCCCATCGCGGCCCAACCCACGGTTCGAGACTCCATCGCGTTTCAGGCCGCGTTCGCGGGCCTGCTGGAATCGACCTACCGGCGCGAACACCCGGTCCGGCACCTCGACTGGGTGGTCGCCAAGGACAACTTCTACGACGCGATGGAGGAGGGCCTCGACGCCGACCTCTACTGGATTACCAACGACGGCAAGGAGACCACCGACCACGAGGAGGTCTACTCCGACATCTTCGCCCACGCCAAGGACGGGCTTCAGATGCGGGGCCTGAGCGACCAGCAGGCCGCCAAATACCTCTACCCGCTCCGTCAGCGCGCGCGCCACCGCCTCACCCCCGCGAGTTGGAAGCGCGAGCGCGTCCGCGACGAGGTGGACGGCGGCGCGGACTTCGAGGACGCGGTGTACGAGATGCAGAGCCAGTACGTCGAGCGACAGAGCGAGACCTTGATAGACGGCACCTTCGCGGACTGGGTGGGACGGGGCGACACCGAGATGGAACGCGAGGACTGA
- a CDS encoding outer membrane protein assembly factor BamB family protein → MVPHCSRRSLLSRRSALAGLGSGLVGIGAVRASGDDGSASHDDSALDWPMARYDAAGTGYNPDAAGPKDGARVAWRREPDEFSGPSAAPILLGDTLYATGGSLLALDAATGETRFSHAGAYRSSPARAPAEAYTTDTLAVATRRTVVGLNADGGFGLFDREFGVERWRGPRRNSALSVLYSVPPVAVGGTVYAAMPNSRYVVALNASSGRERWRASPGDELRRLAVRDGRVFAVNWPYRATAYDAATGELLWRTDLDEQMVLAPTATSEGVVVPDRTGVTLLDAADGSVRWRADHGGNATEGAAAVAEGTVYVQSSTGGRLHALALDTGEELWSAPDFTEGTPVVADGVVYGRNYDELVALDAADGSVRWRYESRLPLSTPAVGDGAVYFVARDRIVALEEDR, encoded by the coding sequence ATGGTCCCTCACTGCTCTCGACGGTCTCTCCTCTCCCGGCGGTCCGCCCTCGCCGGACTCGGCTCCGGACTGGTCGGAATCGGTGCGGTTCGCGCCAGCGGCGACGACGGTTCCGCCTCCCACGACGACTCGGCGCTCGACTGGCCGATGGCGCGCTACGACGCCGCGGGCACCGGCTACAACCCCGACGCCGCCGGACCGAAAGACGGCGCGCGGGTCGCGTGGCGGCGCGAACCCGACGAGTTCTCCGGCCCGAGCGCCGCCCCGATTCTGCTTGGCGACACCCTCTACGCGACGGGTGGCTCCCTCCTCGCGCTCGACGCCGCGACCGGCGAGACCCGCTTCTCCCACGCGGGGGCGTATCGGTCGAGTCCGGCCCGCGCTCCCGCCGAAGCGTACACCACCGATACGCTGGCAGTTGCGACCCGCCGGACCGTCGTCGGTCTGAACGCGGACGGCGGATTCGGATTGTTCGACCGCGAGTTCGGCGTCGAGCGGTGGCGAGGCCCACGCCGGAACTCCGCGCTAAGCGTCCTCTACAGCGTTCCGCCGGTCGCGGTCGGCGGGACCGTCTACGCGGCGATGCCCAACAGTCGCTACGTCGTGGCGCTCAACGCGAGCAGCGGCCGGGAACGGTGGCGCGCGTCGCCCGGCGACGAACTCCGGCGTCTCGCGGTTCGGGACGGCCGGGTCTTCGCGGTCAACTGGCCCTATCGCGCGACGGCCTACGACGCCGCGACCGGCGAGCTGCTGTGGCGGACCGACCTCGACGAACAGATGGTCCTCGCGCCGACCGCGACCAGCGAGGGCGTCGTCGTCCCGGACCGAACCGGCGTCACCCTGCTGGACGCGGCCGACGGGTCGGTTCGCTGGCGCGCGGACCACGGCGGCAACGCGACCGAGGGCGCGGCCGCGGTGGCGGAGGGCACGGTGTACGTCCAATCGTCCACCGGCGGGCGACTCCACGCGCTGGCCCTCGACACGGGCGAGGAGCTATGGTCCGCGCCGGATTTCACCGAGGGGACCCCGGTGGTCGCCGACGGTGTGGTCTACGGGCGCAACTACGACGAACTCGTGGCGCTCGACGCGGCCGACGGGTCGGTCCGCTGGCGCTACGAGTCGCGCCTGCCGCTCTCGACGCCAGCGGTCGGCGACGGCGCGGTTTATTTCGTCGCCCGCGACCGAATCGTCGCGCTGGAGGAGGACCGATGA
- the psmB gene encoding archaeal proteasome endopeptidase complex subunit beta, translating to MHGSEFSQNVSRLEPDSTNPYEPELGSLPNRSVDAEEIQELKTGTTTIGLTTTDGVVMVTDKRASLGNMVSSKTAQKVEQVHPTGALTISGSVSAAQSLIRTLQVEGNLYNTRRGEDMSMQALSTLTSNLLRSGGFLITVPVLGGVDEEGGHIYSYDALGGVTEETYSVSGSGSQFALGVLEQDYHEDLGQDEAREVAVRALKSAVERDTASGNGIWLAEIDQEGVEISDYEDYDDAL from the coding sequence ATGCACGGTTCCGAATTCTCTCAGAACGTCTCGCGTCTCGAACCGGACAGCACGAACCCCTACGAGCCGGAACTCGGCTCGCTCCCGAACCGCTCGGTCGACGCCGAGGAGATCCAAGAACTCAAGACCGGCACCACGACCATCGGTCTGACGACGACCGACGGCGTCGTGATGGTCACGGACAAGCGCGCCAGCCTCGGGAACATGGTCTCGTCGAAGACCGCCCAGAAGGTCGAGCAGGTCCACCCGACCGGCGCGCTCACCATCTCCGGGTCGGTCTCGGCGGCCCAGTCGCTCATCCGCACCCTGCAGGTCGAGGGTAACCTCTACAACACGCGGCGCGGCGAGGACATGAGCATGCAGGCGCTCTCGACGCTCACGAGCAACCTCCTGCGCTCCGGTGGCTTCCTCATCACGGTGCCGGTCCTCGGCGGCGTGGACGAGGAGGGCGGCCACATCTACTCCTACGACGCGCTCGGCGGCGTGACCGAGGAGACCTACAGCGTCTCCGGCTCCGGGTCGCAGTTCGCGCTCGGCGTCCTCGAACAGGACTACCACGAGGACCTCGGACAGGACGAGGCCCGCGAGGTCGCGGTCCGCGCGCTCAAGAGCGCGGTCGAGCGTGACACCGCCTCCGGCAACGGCATCTGGCTCGCCGAAATCGACCAAGAGGGCGTCGAGATTTCGGACTACGAAGACTACGACGACGCGCTGTAA
- a CDS encoding DUF555 domain-containing protein, translating into MSNYLVAMEAAWLVRDVEDIDDAIGVAVSEAGRRLNEKDMDYVEVEVGATPCPACGEPFDSSFIAAGTALVGLLLEMKVFNADSEEHAQRIAKSEIGGALRDVPLEIVETIEYEEDEDIELGSGDE; encoded by the coding sequence ATGAGCAACTATCTCGTTGCGATGGAGGCGGCATGGTTGGTACGCGACGTAGAGGACATCGACGACGCCATCGGCGTCGCGGTCAGCGAGGCCGGAAGACGGCTCAACGAAAAGGACATGGACTACGTGGAAGTCGAAGTCGGCGCGACGCCGTGTCCGGCCTGCGGCGAGCCGTTCGACTCGTCGTTCATCGCGGCGGGAACCGCGCTCGTGGGACTCTTGTTGGAGATGAAGGTCTTCAACGCCGACAGCGAGGAGCACGCCCAACGCATCGCAAAGAGCGAAATCGGTGGGGCACTCCGGGACGTGCCCCTCGAAATCGTCGAGACCATCGAGTACGAGGAGGACGAGGACATCGAACTCGGTAGCGGCGACGAATAA
- a CDS encoding CBS domain-containing protein: MELPTPQDIRERRTELGLTQSELADRAGVSQPLIARIEGGDVDPRLSTLRHIVDALDESEGDIVRAGDLMHEDVVSVGPDDSVSQAVSKMQEAGFSQLPVIEDGVPVGSISFEDLMSVGEESRDKPVSEFMGESFPTKGQNATLDELSTDLGHNKAVIVTERGNTVGIITEADIAARLS; the protein is encoded by the coding sequence ATGGAACTACCGACGCCCCAAGACATCCGGGAGCGCCGGACCGAACTCGGCCTGACCCAGAGCGAACTGGCCGACCGGGCGGGCGTCTCGCAACCCCTCATCGCCCGCATCGAAGGCGGCGACGTGGACCCGCGGCTCTCGACGCTCCGACACATCGTGGACGCCTTGGACGAATCGGAAGGTGACATCGTTCGCGCGGGCGACCTGATGCACGAGGACGTAGTCAGCGTCGGTCCGGACGACTCGGTGAGTCAGGCGGTCTCGAAGATGCAGGAAGCGGGGTTCTCGCAACTGCCGGTCATCGAGGACGGCGTGCCGGTCGGCTCCATCAGCTTCGAGGACCTGATGAGCGTCGGCGAGGAGTCCCGCGACAAACCGGTCTCGGAGTTCATGGGCGAGAGCTTCCCCACCAAGGGGCAGAACGCCACGCTGGACGAGTTGAGTACCGACCTCGGGCACAACAAGGCGGTCATCGTGACCGAGCGCGGCAACACCGTCGGCATCATCACGGAAGCCGACATCGCGGCGCGGCTCTCCTGA
- a CDS encoding pyridoxal phosphate-dependent aminotransferase, protein MTDFSDRVEQVSISGIREVFEAAGEDAINLGIGQPDFPTPEHARQAAVEAIESGKADAYTSNKGTLELREAISAKHDRDNDFSVPPENLVATAGGSEALHLALEAHVDLGEEVIYPDPGFVSYEALTHIAGGEPKPVALREDLTLDPAAVEEAITDDTAAFIVNSPANPTGAVQSEADMREFARIADEHDVLCISDEVYEHIVFEGDHHSPMVYAESDNVVVVNACSKTYSMTGWRLGWVAASERRIERMLRVHQYVQACASAPAQFAAEAALSGPQDCVDEMVAAFEERRDVLLDGFADMGLDCPTPEGAFYAMPKVPEGWTDEVLDRGVVVVPGEAFGDHGEGYARISYATDMESLKEAVEIMREATNAVH, encoded by the coding sequence ATGACGGACTTCTCCGACAGAGTAGAGCAGGTCTCCATCAGCGGCATCCGCGAAGTGTTCGAGGCGGCTGGCGAGGACGCCATCAACCTCGGCATCGGGCAACCCGACTTCCCGACGCCCGAACACGCCCGACAGGCCGCGGTCGAGGCCATCGAGTCCGGGAAAGCGGACGCCTACACCTCCAACAAGGGGACGCTCGAACTCCGCGAGGCCATCAGCGCGAAGCACGACCGGGACAACGACTTCTCGGTCCCGCCCGAGAATCTCGTGGCGACGGCGGGCGGGAGCGAGGCGCTACACCTCGCGCTCGAAGCGCACGTGGACCTCGGCGAGGAGGTAATCTATCCCGACCCCGGCTTCGTCTCCTACGAGGCACTGACCCACATCGCTGGCGGGGAGCCGAAGCCTGTCGCGCTCCGCGAGGACCTCACGCTCGACCCCGCGGCGGTCGAGGAGGCCATCACCGACGACACCGCGGCGTTCATCGTCAACAGCCCCGCGAACCCGACCGGCGCGGTCCAGAGCGAGGCGGACATGCGGGAGTTCGCCCGCATCGCCGACGAACACGACGTTCTCTGTATCTCCGACGAGGTGTACGAACACATCGTCTTCGAGGGCGACCACCACTCGCCGATGGTCTACGCCGAGTCGGACAACGTGGTCGTGGTCAACGCCTGCTCGAAGACCTACTCGATGACCGGGTGGCGACTCGGTTGGGTCGCCGCGAGCGAGCGCCGCATCGAGCGCATGCTCCGGGTCCACCAGTACGTGCAGGCCTGCGCCAGCGCCCCGGCGCAGTTCGCCGCGGAGGCCGCCCTCTCCGGGCCGCAGGACTGCGTGGACGAGATGGTCGCCGCGTTCGAGGAGCGCCGCGACGTACTGCTGGACGGCTTCGCCGACATGGGACTGGACTGCCCGACGCCCGAGGGCGCGTTCTACGCGATGCCGAAGGTCCCCGAGGGCTGGACCGACGAGGTGCTGGACCGCGGCGTCGTCGTCGTGCCCGGCGAGGCGTTCGGCGACCACGGCGAGGGCTACGCCCGCATCTCCTACGCGACCGACATGGAGTCGCTGAAGGAAGCCGTCGAAATCATGCGCGAGGCGACGAACGCGGTTCACTGA